The genome window GTATACAACCTTATTGCCTGGTTAAGGGGGAAAGGGAGTGTGCATGCACCCTACTGTATACAACCTTATTGACTGGTTAAGGGGGAAAGGGAGTGTGCATGCATCCCACTAACTCTTACACACTTGGCAGGATGAGAGAGTGTGCATGTACCACCCTATAACCCCAAATGGAAGCATGCATGATTTGAGTCTCGGACTAACACATTTACAATCAACTGGTGTCACTGATTTCTCCTGGAAGTGAGATGATTTGGGTGATTCTTGATTCAGCTGTGCCTGGCCTATGTCCTTCTGTTTAGAATTTACATTTTAATGGTTAACAATGACCATTTAATATGGACATGTGTGACATACTGTTTTAGTATGTGGGATACTTCTATTGTATTGGTGTGTGGGTTAATGTTTTAGTATGTGGGATACTTCCATTGTATTGGTGTGTGGGTTAATGTTTTAGTATGTGGGATACTTCTATTGTATTGGTGTGTGGGTTAATGTTTTAGTATGTGGGATACTTCTGTTGTATTGGTGTGTGGGTTAATGTTTTAGTATGTGGGATACTTCTATTGTATTGGTGTGTGGGTTAATGTTTTAGTATGTGGGATACTTCTATTGTATTGGTGTGTGGGTTAATGTTTTAGTATGTGGGATACTTCTATTGTATTGGTGTGTGGCTGATGATTGTGTTGATGAAGGTCGGTATATCATTGCATTTCATCCACCTCTACTTCCTGTTACCCATCACCCCCCCAGGGCCTGACGGACAGTAAGATTGTGGGGGGAGGCTCACGGTTCAGCCCTATGTCGGTCCTCCGCGTGCCCAGCCAATCACAGCTCAGCCACGCCTACTCCCAGAACTCCCTGCACCGCAGCGTCAGTCAACTGATCGAACAGGACAGGAAGTCTCTGATGGGGGAGGGAGGACAAGACTCTGGGctggtgagagggggaggggggacacggctctggactggtgagagggggaggagggggacacggctctggactggtgagagggggagggggacacgactctggactggtgagagggggagggacacgactctggactggtgagagggggagggacaCGACTCTGGACTGGTGAGAGGGGGAGGCGACGACTCTGGActggtgagagggggagggacacgactctggactggtgagaggggagggacacaactctggactggtgagagggggaggagacgactctggactggtgagagggggagggcacgactctggactggtgagaggggagggacacgactctggactggtgagaggggaggagacgactctggactggtgagagggggaggagacgactctggactggtgagagggggagggacacgactctggactggtgagaggggaggggacgactctggactggtgagaggggaggagacgactctggactggtgagaggggaggagacgactctggactggtgagagggggaggagacgactctggactggtgagagggggagggggggacacGGCTCTGGACTGGTGAGGGGGGGACACGGCTCTGGACTGGTGAGAGGGGGGACACGGCTCTGGACtggtgagggggtggggggggacacggctctggactggtgagagggggaggagacgactctggactggtgagagggggagggggacacaactctggactggtgaggggggaggggggacacaactctggactggtgaggggggagggggacacaactctggactggtgagggggggagggggacacaactctggactggtgaggggggagggggacacaactctggactggtgaggggggagggggacacaactctggactggtgagggggaggggggacacAACTCTGGACTGGTGAGAGGGGGAGGCGACG of Salmo salar chromosome ssa01, Ssal_v3.1, whole genome shotgun sequence contains these proteins:
- the LOC123741652 gene encoding usherin, translating into MSVLRVPSQSQLSHAYSQNSLHRSVSQLIEQDRKSLMGEGGQDSGLYVEDDEFVEAIKAFSSVRKEHTMFTDTHL